In one Populus nigra chromosome 12, ddPopNigr1.1, whole genome shotgun sequence genomic region, the following are encoded:
- the LOC133669563 gene encoding probable protein phosphatase 2C 74 isoform X2, whose protein sequence is MKDLEDFLCGFSIISLALYFLRRLRKVISMASLSLTSPQSSSLPSPPLSWVSQFFLEKRKVPLIKDDSETTVLVHDQESNVSQESQSGDVKSKALHFEEGIMQESIAREAYQKGLHDKSSQKNSDALIRKGGPDSLRIVKISEGDRSKGATKMKKRPGRLVVPQYSPVVEFSRADRKLENKEFEVQGRDFFLASKKGRREVMEDGYGIMIDILGDAKQAFFAVIDGHGGRAAANYVAENLGKNIVKGLQNVGCKEDGQLEEAIRGGYLVTDREFLSQGVSSGACAASVLLKDGELHVANVGDCRVVLSRNGVADVLTIDHRVSREDERLRIENSGGFLHCRNGIWRVHGSLAVSRAIGDQHLKEWIISEPEIKRVPLTSDCQFLIMASDGLWDKVNEQEAVDVILKDNNNSVESCKKLVDMSFGRGNMDDITVMMA, encoded by the exons ATGAAAGATCTAGAGGATTTTCTATGCGGTTTCTCTATTATTTCTCTTGCTCTATACTTTCTTCGAAGACTAAGAAAGGTCATTTCTATGGCCTCGTTAAGCCTTACATCCCCTCaatcttcttctcttccttctcctcctctctcATGGGTTAGCcagttttttcttgaaaaaagaaaggtcCCTTTAATTAAAGACGATTCAGAAACAACAGTTCTGGTGCATGATCAAGAAAGTAACGTTTCACAAGAGAGTCAAAGTGGTGACGTGAAAAGTAAAGCTTTGCATTTTGAAGAGGGAATCATGCAAGAAAGCATCGCCCGTGAAGCATATCAAAAGGGTTTGCATGATAAGAGTTCACAAAAGAATTCTGATGCTTTGATAAGGAAAGGAGGACCAGATTCCTTGAGAATAGTAAAGATTAGTGAAGGAGATCGTAGTAAGGGTGCTACCAAGATGAAGAAGAGGCCTGGGAGGCTGGTTGTGCCACAATATTCTCCGGTAGTGGAATTTTCTCGAGCAGACAGGAAGTTGGAAAATAAAGAGTTCGAGGTTCAAGGGAGAGATTTCTTTTTGGCTAGTAAGAAAGGAAGGAGAGAGGTCATGGAAGATGGGTATGGCATCATGATTGACATTTTGGGAGATGCAAAGCAG GCATTTTTCGCTGTCATAGATGGACATGGAGGCCGTGCCGCGGCTAACTACGTTGCTGAAAACTTAGGAAAGAACATTGTGAAAGGTCTTCAAAACGTTGGTTGCAAGGAAGACGGCCAATTAGAGGAGGCTATTCGAGGAGGCTACTTGGTTACAGATAGGGAATTTCTTAGCCAG GGTGTTAGCAGTGGAGCTTGTGCAGCTAGTGTGCTGTTGAAAGATGGAGAATTACATGTTGCAAACGTAGGTGACTGTAGGGTAGTTTTAAGCAGGAATGGGGTAGCTGATGTACTCACAATTGATCATAGAGTTAGCAGAGAAGATGAGCGCCTTCGCATTGAGAATTCT GGTGGTTTTCTACATTGCCGCAATGGAATTTGGAGAGTTCATGGGTCCCTTGCCGTTTCTAGAGCAATTGGAGACCAGCATCTGAAAGAATGGATAATTTCTGAACCTGAGATCAAAAGGGTTCCATTAACTTCAGATTGCCAGTTCCTGATAATGGCATCTGATGGCCTATGGGATAAG GTAAATGAGCAAGAGGCAGTAGATGTGATTTTAAAAGACAACAATAATTCAGTAGAGTCTTGCAAAAAGCTTGTAGATATGTCTTTCGGCAGAGGCAATATGGATGATATTACCGTTATG ATGGCATGA
- the LOC133669563 gene encoding probable protein phosphatase 2C 74 isoform X1, whose amino-acid sequence MKDLEDFLCGFSIISLALYFLRRLRKVISMASLSLTSPQSSSLPSPPLSWVSQFFLEKRKVPLIKDDSETTVLVHDQESNVSQESQSGDVKSKALHFEEGIMQESIAREAYQKGLHDKSSQKNSDALIRKGGPDSLRIVKISEGDRSKGATKMKKRPGRLVVPQYSPVVEFSRADRKLENKEFEVQGRDFFLASKKGRREVMEDGYGIMIDILGDAKQAFFAVIDGHGGRAAANYVAENLGKNIVKGLQNVGCKEDGQLEEAIRGGYLVTDREFLSQGVSSGACAASVLLKDGELHVANVGDCRVVLSRNGVADVLTIDHRVSREDERLRIENSGGFLHCRNGIWRVHGSLAVSRAIGDQHLKEWIISEPEIKRVPLTSDCQFLIMASDGLWDKVNEQEAVDVILKDNNNSVESCKKLVDMSFGRGNMDDITVMVINLQNFVTNGC is encoded by the exons ATGAAAGATCTAGAGGATTTTCTATGCGGTTTCTCTATTATTTCTCTTGCTCTATACTTTCTTCGAAGACTAAGAAAGGTCATTTCTATGGCCTCGTTAAGCCTTACATCCCCTCaatcttcttctcttccttctcctcctctctcATGGGTTAGCcagttttttcttgaaaaaagaaaggtcCCTTTAATTAAAGACGATTCAGAAACAACAGTTCTGGTGCATGATCAAGAAAGTAACGTTTCACAAGAGAGTCAAAGTGGTGACGTGAAAAGTAAAGCTTTGCATTTTGAAGAGGGAATCATGCAAGAAAGCATCGCCCGTGAAGCATATCAAAAGGGTTTGCATGATAAGAGTTCACAAAAGAATTCTGATGCTTTGATAAGGAAAGGAGGACCAGATTCCTTGAGAATAGTAAAGATTAGTGAAGGAGATCGTAGTAAGGGTGCTACCAAGATGAAGAAGAGGCCTGGGAGGCTGGTTGTGCCACAATATTCTCCGGTAGTGGAATTTTCTCGAGCAGACAGGAAGTTGGAAAATAAAGAGTTCGAGGTTCAAGGGAGAGATTTCTTTTTGGCTAGTAAGAAAGGAAGGAGAGAGGTCATGGAAGATGGGTATGGCATCATGATTGACATTTTGGGAGATGCAAAGCAG GCATTTTTCGCTGTCATAGATGGACATGGAGGCCGTGCCGCGGCTAACTACGTTGCTGAAAACTTAGGAAAGAACATTGTGAAAGGTCTTCAAAACGTTGGTTGCAAGGAAGACGGCCAATTAGAGGAGGCTATTCGAGGAGGCTACTTGGTTACAGATAGGGAATTTCTTAGCCAG GGTGTTAGCAGTGGAGCTTGTGCAGCTAGTGTGCTGTTGAAAGATGGAGAATTACATGTTGCAAACGTAGGTGACTGTAGGGTAGTTTTAAGCAGGAATGGGGTAGCTGATGTACTCACAATTGATCATAGAGTTAGCAGAGAAGATGAGCGCCTTCGCATTGAGAATTCT GGTGGTTTTCTACATTGCCGCAATGGAATTTGGAGAGTTCATGGGTCCCTTGCCGTTTCTAGAGCAATTGGAGACCAGCATCTGAAAGAATGGATAATTTCTGAACCTGAGATCAAAAGGGTTCCATTAACTTCAGATTGCCAGTTCCTGATAATGGCATCTGATGGCCTATGGGATAAG GTAAATGAGCAAGAGGCAGTAGATGTGATTTTAAAAGACAACAATAATTCAGTAGAGTCTTGCAAAAAGCTTGTAGATATGTCTTTCGGCAGAGGCAATATGGATGATATTACCGTTATGGTGATAAACCTTCAGAATTTTGTGACAAATGGTTGTTGA